The nucleotide window TCCAAAAAATCCGCTTCATCATCAAAGATTTGATTAAACTTATTTCCTTCTGTTTTGATAATTGTATTTTCATACCAACTGCTATACGCTGTATTTTTTAGCCTTTCCGAAATAGATTCTTGTAACATTGGAAACTGAAAATCGTAGCCTGTCGGAATGAAAAGATTATCCTTTTGCCAAAATGTTTTGATAGTTGATGAAAGAATTGGTAAAAGTGGTGTTCCCAAAATGAAGGCTTTTGTTTGTGATGAATCAAATTCGTTTTCTAAAATTACCCACTTCAAGTTTTTCAACCGAACGGCTGGAGCAGTTTTGATATAATTTTCTAACTCGCTCACAGAAACTAACATTGCCTTAGCTTCTCGTTCTTCTTCTGAAACTATAAGTTTTGGCTGAACTACATTTACACTTTGAATATCAAAATTATTTTCAAAAACACTTGGTAAATTTATCGGAATAGCTCGTTTTATATCTGTCCAAAGCAGAGAGGGAACGTTTCGCTGTGGCAAAAGACTATTTTGCAAATATAGTTTTCCATCTTTTTCATAATAGACAGCTTTTTGTGTCAAGATTTTTATAGTCTTGCTTTCTACTTGTTCTTCTGTTAAGTTTTTTATCCATACAGAATCATCATCTATTGCCATTTTGAGATGTTCGTAGTGGCGAATAGCTGCTAGATTTTCTTTTTGTGAAATGTGTAGTTGCAAGTAGAAGTTCATTTATACCGATTTTAAAATTTTCTGCCACAAATTTTCTATTTCTGTCTGAATATGCGTTTTGTGTTGCGTATTTTTTATCCAATTCGAACGATTTTGCAAGTAGCGCAACTTATCTTTTATCAAGTTTTTCTGTTCAAAACTTTGGTTTTCCTGCTCCCATTCTTTTTGCAAGCTCATAATTTCCTTTATCAATTCTTCTGCATTAGGAATGTTGTTAGAAAGAGCTTGTGGATGATTAGTAAGATGATTTTCTGTTTCATTTTGCTTGTCCAAATCTTTCTCAATGACAGCATTAATGATTCCCTGCAAGATTTCTACTTGTTCTTCATTGTCCCAAATGTATTTCAAAACCCACAAATCAGACAAAATCGCCTTCTCACGTCCACACATTACAGCACTTGCAGCTACCAAATTCTGCACTTTTACAGCTCTTCGGTCAGAAACTTTTACACCTGTATTTCTCAAACTATGAATCAAATCCAAATACGTCTTCAAAACATCAGACAAATCTACTTGCTTTGAAAGGCTTTGCAGCTCAATAATTTCTTGAGGTGTGATTTTCGGCTGCTCATTTTCATCAGAACCATTTAATTTACCTTTTTCTAATTTTCTACCAGCCATCAAAACAGCCTGCAAACTATCTGGATGTACATTTTCACACTTTACACGCACCAAAAAACGGTCTAAAAGTGCGCCTAAAGCCTCGTCTTCTGGCAGTTGATTGCTCGCTCCGACAAACATCAGTGCAGGAAGTTTTTTCGTTTCCTGTCCACGCCTAAAAATTCGCTCATTCAGAGCCATCAAAAGACTGTTCAAAATCGCACTATTAGCATTGAAAATTTCATCTAAAAAGACAACAGAAGCCTCTGGAAGCATTCCTGTTGTATTAGTAATGAGTTCGCCTTCTTTGAGTTTTCGAATATCAAACGCTCCGAAAAGTTCATTTG belongs to Bernardetia sp. and includes:
- a CDS encoding AAA family ATPase, with protein sequence MQTTQKNALEKLNTVLSFIKNAFVGKDEVIDLLGIALIARENAFLLGAPGTAKSAIVRMLSNSVEDGQNFEYLLTRFTEPNELFGAFDIRKLKEGELITNTTGMLPEASVVFLDEIFNANSAILNSLLMALNERIFRRGQETKKLPALMFVGASNQLPEDEALGALLDRFLVRVKCENVHPDSLQAVLMAGRKLEKGKLNGSDENEQPKITPQEIIELQSLSKQVDLSDVLKTYLDLIHSLRNTGVKVSDRRAVKVQNLVAASAVMCGREKAILSDLWVLKYIWDNEEQVEILQGIINAVIEKDLDKQNETENHLTNHPQALSNNIPNAEELIKEIMSLQKEWEQENQSFEQKNLIKDKLRYLQNRSNWIKNTQHKTHIQTEIENLWQKILKSV